The following proteins come from a genomic window of Flavobacterium eburneipallidum:
- the ccoG gene encoding cytochrome c oxidase accessory protein CcoG — MSKLPDEAFRDTIGTIDSEGNRRFVFPKKPSGKFYEYRKWVSYFLLIILVANPFIKVNGNQFMMFNILERRFNIFGFPFWPQDFYLFVIFMIVGVVFVILFTVIFGRIFCGWICPQTIFLEMVFRRIEYWIEGDRGAQIRLAKQEWNAEKIRKKALKWTVFLIISFFIANVFLAYLISSDQLIRMVEEGPENHISTLISLLIFTGVFYFIFVWFREQVCIIACPYGRLQGVLLDNKSINVAYDFVRGEKVLGRAKFNKQEDRASSGKGDCIDCKQCVHVCPTGIDIRNGTQLECVNCTACIDECDTIMDSVGLPKGLIRYASEDEIEKKAKFKFTTRMKGYSAVLLILVGILVGLLFLRTDVEAVILRLPGQLFQHKGENISNIYTFKIINKTNNDFNDIHFKLVGIKGNLKVVGEQDLKVPKQGMKSGTLFVEINQYLLETDKTKLKIEVFNGNEKIESSTTNFLSPRSFD; from the coding sequence ATGTCAAAACTACCAGACGAAGCCTTTAGAGATACCATCGGAACGATTGATTCAGAAGGGAATAGGAGATTTGTTTTTCCTAAAAAACCATCGGGTAAATTCTATGAGTATCGCAAGTGGGTCAGTTATTTTTTGCTGATTATCTTGGTCGCCAATCCTTTTATAAAAGTAAACGGCAATCAGTTTATGATGTTCAATATTTTGGAGCGAAGATTCAATATTTTCGGCTTTCCATTTTGGCCACAGGATTTTTATCTGTTTGTGATTTTTATGATTGTTGGCGTGGTTTTCGTCATTCTTTTTACCGTGATTTTCGGGCGTATCTTTTGTGGATGGATTTGCCCCCAAACCATATTTCTAGAAATGGTTTTCCGCCGCATCGAATATTGGATAGAAGGCGATCGAGGCGCTCAAATTCGATTAGCAAAACAAGAATGGAATGCTGAAAAAATCAGAAAGAAAGCCTTGAAATGGACTGTGTTTTTGATTATTTCCTTTTTTATTGCCAATGTTTTTCTGGCATATCTTATTAGTAGCGACCAATTGATTCGAATGGTCGAAGAAGGACCAGAAAATCATATTAGCACCTTGATTTCTTTACTGATATTTACGGGAGTTTTCTACTTTATTTTTGTGTGGTTTCGCGAGCAGGTTTGCATTATTGCTTGCCCTTACGGAAGATTGCAAGGTGTATTATTGGACAATAAATCCATCAATGTGGCGTATGATTTTGTGCGTGGCGAAAAAGTATTGGGTCGAGCTAAATTCAACAAGCAAGAAGATAGAGCATCGTCAGGAAAAGGCGATTGTATTGATTGCAAACAATGTGTACACGTTTGTCCAACAGGAATTGATATTCGCAACGGAACTCAATTGGAATGTGTAAACTGCACCGCTTGTATTGATGAATGCGACACGATTATGGACAGTGTTGGTTTGCCTAAAGGACTTATTCGATACGCATCAGAAGATGAAATTGAGAAAAAAGCCAAGTTCAAGTTTACCACAAGAATGAAAGGCTATTCGGCTGTATTATTGATTTTGGTTGGAATTTTAGTTGGATTATTATTTCTACGTACCGATGTTGAAGCGGTTATTTTACGTTTACCAGGACAATTGTTTCAGCATAAAGGCGAAAATATTAGTAACATCTATACTTTTAAAATCATCAATAAAACTAACAACGATTTCAATGACATTCATTTCAAATTGGTTGGAATTAAAGGAAACTTAAAAGTCGTGGGCGAACAAGATTTGAAAGTCCCCAAACAAGGTATGAAAAGTGGTACTTTGTTTGTCGAAATCAATCAGTATTTGTTAGAAACAGATAAAACAAAACTAAAAATTGAGGTTTTCAACGGTAATGAAAAAATAGAATCCAGTACAACTAACTTTTTGAGTCCAAGAAGTTTTGATTAA
- the ccoS gene encoding cbb3-type cytochrome oxidase assembly protein CcoS — translation MSVIYLLIAISIVVAITFFIAFVMAVRKGQYDDDYTPSVRMLFDDELIQSKKKKSKVENSNTLE, via the coding sequence ATGAGTGTCATTTATTTACTTATTGCTATTAGTATCGTTGTGGCGATTACGTTTTTTATTGCTTTTGTAATGGCAGTCAGAAAAGGTCAATACGATGATGATTACACGCCTTCTGTTCGAATGCTTTTTGACGATGAATTAATTCAATCTAAAAAGAAAAAATCCAAAGTCGAAAACTCAAATACTTTAGAATAA
- a CDS encoding FixH family protein: protein MKINWGTGIVIAFAVFITFILYFVFSVQSNAKYDNELVYEEYYKQDAKFGDEMKRIQNVQDLAQKPVIKNNSEGITIVFPDLFIPKNIKGKLAFYRPSNKKFDFEVPILLSDATFTVSKKKLLSGRWNINMEWQYNDKQYLTREIIYVK, encoded by the coding sequence ATGAAAATTAATTGGGGAACCGGAATCGTAATTGCTTTTGCAGTATTCATAACGTTTATTTTATATTTCGTTTTTAGCGTACAATCGAATGCTAAATACGATAACGAATTGGTCTATGAAGAATATTACAAACAGGATGCAAAATTTGGAGACGAAATGAAGCGAATTCAAAACGTTCAAGATTTAGCTCAAAAGCCTGTAATAAAAAATAATTCCGAAGGAATTACAATTGTTTTTCCAGATTTATTTATTCCAAAAAACATCAAAGGAAAATTGGCTTTCTACAGACCTTCCAACAAGAAATTTGATTTTGAAGTTCCCATTTTACTTTCAGATGCTACTTTTACTGTTTCAAAAAAGAAGTTATTAAGCGGTCGCTGGAACATCAATATGGAGTGGCAATATAATGACAAACAATATCTTACGAGGGAAATTATTTATGTTAAATAG
- the ccoN gene encoding cytochrome-c oxidase, cbb3-type subunit I gives MEMQQFYYDNKIVKKFIYATIVFGVVGMLVGLILATMFLFPNLTDGISWLSFGRLRPLHTNAVIFAFVGNAMFAGIYYSLQRLLKARMYSDFLSNLNFWGWQLIIVAAAISLPLGYSTSKEYAELEWPIDIAIALIWVTFGINMIGTILKRRERHLYVAIWFYLATFVTVAVLHIFNSLALPVSGMKSYSVYAGVQDALVQWWYGHNAVAFFLTTPFLGLMYYFVPKVANRPVYSYRLSIIHFWSLIFLYIWAGPHHLLYSALPNWAQNLGVVFSVMLIAPSWGGMINGLLTLRGVWDKVRQEPVLKFFVVAITGYGMATFEGPMLSLKNVNGIAHFTDWIIAHVHVGALAWNGFMAFGVIYWLIPRMSKTSLYSTKLANFHFWIGTLGIILYTIPMYVAGFLQASMWKQFNPDGTLTYGNFLETVTAIMPMYWMRAVGGSLYLIGMLVLVYNIIQTVRAAAPIEDELAEAPELQRISPSRVKGERYHAWLERKPIQLTILATVAILIGGVIQIVPTIMVKSNIPTIASVKPYTPLELEGRDLYIREGCVGCHSQMVRPFRSEVERYGPQSKAGEFVYDHPFLWGSKRTGPDLLRVGGKYNDNWHFNHLWNPQSTSAGSIMPGYKWLFDNQAMDISAIQKKMQVMKQLGVAYSETQIANAEKDLKAQGIKIEESLKSDPDFVKSYDDSKKKAAARGEEFVPMSDREIVALIAYIQRLGTDIKVKK, from the coding sequence ATGGAAATGCAACAGTTTTATTATGATAACAAAATTGTAAAGAAATTCATTTACGCCACCATTGTTTTTGGTGTTGTCGGAATGTTGGTCGGACTTATTTTAGCCACAATGTTTCTTTTTCCAAACCTAACTGACGGAATTTCGTGGTTGAGTTTCGGAAGATTAAGGCCTTTGCATACCAATGCAGTGATTTTTGCTTTCGTTGGAAATGCCATGTTTGCTGGAATTTATTATTCGCTCCAGCGATTGCTGAAAGCCAGAATGTACAGTGATTTTTTGAGCAATTTAAACTTTTGGGGTTGGCAATTAATTATTGTTGCTGCTGCTATTTCATTGCCATTAGGTTATAGCACTTCCAAAGAATATGCTGAATTAGAATGGCCAATAGACATTGCGATTGCCTTGATTTGGGTGACTTTTGGTATCAATATGATTGGAACTATCTTGAAAAGAAGAGAACGCCATTTGTATGTTGCCATTTGGTTTTACCTAGCCACTTTTGTAACGGTTGCGGTGTTGCATATTTTCAACAGTTTGGCATTACCCGTTAGCGGAATGAAAAGTTATTCGGTTTATGCTGGAGTTCAGGATGCTTTGGTGCAATGGTGGTACGGTCATAATGCAGTGGCTTTTTTCTTGACCACGCCCTTTTTAGGATTGATGTATTACTTTGTTCCAAAAGTTGCCAATCGCCCAGTTTATTCTTATCGATTGTCTATTATTCACTTTTGGTCGTTGATATTTTTATACATCTGGGCAGGACCTCACCATTTGTTATATTCTGCTTTACCGAACTGGGCGCAAAATTTAGGAGTTGTTTTCTCTGTAATGCTAATTGCTCCATCTTGGGGAGGAATGATTAACGGATTGTTGACTTTGAGAGGTGTTTGGGACAAAGTGCGTCAGGAACCTGTCTTGAAATTCTTTGTTGTGGCTATTACAGGTTACGGAATGGCTACTTTTGAAGGCCCGATGTTGTCTTTGAAAAACGTGAATGGAATAGCGCATTTCACCGATTGGATTATTGCTCACGTGCACGTTGGAGCTTTGGCTTGGAACGGATTTATGGCCTTTGGAGTTATTTATTGGTTGATTCCAAGAATGTCAAAAACCAGTTTGTATTCTACTAAATTGGCTAATTTCCACTTTTGGATTGGAACTTTAGGAATTATACTGTACACGATTCCAATGTACGTGGCAGGATTTTTACAGGCTTCGATGTGGAAACAATTCAATCCTGATGGGACTTTAACCTACGGAAATTTTCTAGAAACCGTAACTGCCATTATGCCAATGTATTGGATGCGAGCCGTTGGAGGTTCATTATACCTGATTGGAATGTTGGTTTTGGTTTACAATATTATACAAACCGTAAGAGCAGCTGCACCTATCGAAGACGAATTAGCCGAAGCTCCCGAATTGCAAAGAATTAGCCCATCTAGAGTTAAAGGCGAAAGATACCACGCTTGGCTGGAACGAAAACCAATCCAATTGACGATTTTAGCAACTGTAGCTATTTTGATTGGAGGAGTTATCCAAATTGTGCCAACGATTATGGTAAAATCCAATATTCCAACCATTGCTAGCGTAAAACCTTATACACCATTGGAACTAGAAGGTCGTGATTTATACATTCGTGAAGGTTGTGTGGGCTGTCACTCGCAAATGGTGCGTCCGTTCCGAAGCGAAGTAGAGCGTTATGGACCTCAATCCAAAGCAGGAGAATTTGTGTACGATCATCCTTTTCTTTGGGGATCAAAAAGAACAGGTCCCGATTTGTTGAGAGTAGGAGGGAAATACAATGACAACTGGCATTTCAATCACTTATGGAATCCGCAAAGTACTTCGGCAGGTTCTATCATGCCAGGTTACAAATGGTTGTTTGACAATCAAGCGATGGACATTTCTGCTATTCAAAAGAAAATGCAGGTCATGAAACAATTAGGAGTTGCGTACTCTGAAACCCAAATTGCCAATGCTGAAAAAGATTTGAAAGCGCAGGGAATTAAAATTGAAGAAAGCTTGAAATCTGATCCTGACTTTGTAAAAAGTTATGACGATAGCAAGAAAAAAGCAGCTGCCAGAGGAGAAGAATTTGTGCCAATGAGCGACAGAGAAATTGTTGCCTTGATCGCTTATATTCAACGATTAGGAACGGATATTAAAGTTAAAAAGTAA
- a CDS encoding cbb3-type cytochrome c oxidase N-terminal domain-containing protein codes for MKKIIPPYLRVLVIFFAVFGALEYFIDSGDRPAFLKFPMVFLFLLVFLFLLIAIEITVQAVDRITYQLLTEEQKAKLAFDSNSPSKLTIWFDNLKASLVQSPPVETEVALLLEHDYDGIKELDNKLPPWWVYLFYGCIVFAVVYMVRFEIMGADNQEMELKKEMAQAQIDIAKYKETAPDLMDEKTVTLLTDAAGLAKGKSIFEANCVACHRADAGGQIGPNLTDDQWILGGGIKNVFHTLVNGGRDGKGMISWKGTLKPKEMQAVASYVLSLKGTNPKDPKAPEGEVWVDENAPKIK; via the coding sequence ATGAAAAAAATAATCCCACCTTATTTACGAGTTCTTGTCATTTTCTTTGCCGTTTTCGGTGCATTGGAATATTTTATCGACTCGGGCGATAGACCCGCATTTCTCAAGTTTCCAATGGTTTTTTTATTCCTATTGGTGTTTCTATTTCTTTTAATTGCCATAGAAATAACCGTTCAAGCAGTAGATAGAATCACCTACCAATTGCTAACCGAAGAACAAAAAGCAAAATTAGCGTTTGATTCTAATTCGCCTAGTAAACTGACAATTTGGTTTGATAACCTGAAAGCGAGCCTTGTTCAATCGCCTCCAGTTGAGACTGAAGTTGCGTTATTATTAGAACACGATTATGACGGCATCAAAGAATTAGACAATAAGTTGCCACCTTGGTGGGTGTATTTGTTTTATGGCTGTATTGTTTTTGCAGTAGTTTATATGGTACGCTTTGAAATCATGGGAGCCGATAATCAAGAAATGGAATTGAAAAAAGAAATGGCTCAAGCCCAAATTGATATTGCCAAATACAAAGAAACCGCTCCTGATTTGATGGACGAAAAAACAGTTACTTTATTAACTGATGCTGCTGGTTTGGCCAAAGGAAAATCCATTTTCGAAGCCAATTGCGTGGCTTGTCACAGAGCAGATGCAGGTGGACAAATTGGACCCAACTTAACCGACGACCAATGGATTTTGGGTGGTGGAATCAAAAATGTTTTTCACACTCTGGTAAATGGTGGACGTGATGGAAAAGGAATGATTTCCTGGAAAGGAACCTTGAAACCAAAAGAAATGCAAGCTGTAGCCAGTTATGTATTGTCATTAAAAGGAACCAATCCGAAAGATCCAAAAGCTCCTGAAGGTGAAGTTTGGGTGGATGAAAACGCACCAAAAATTAAATAA
- a CDS encoding CcoQ/FixQ family Cbb3-type cytochrome c oxidase assembly chaperone gives MFEQIKHNMETIAGVSIYPIISLLIFFFFFVGLGIWVFSYRKEKIDELSQMPLNDNKAI, from the coding sequence ATGTTCGAACAAATCAAACACAATATGGAAACCATTGCAGGAGTTTCCATCTATCCTATTATTTCTTTGTTGATTTTCTTTTTCTTTTTTGTGGGACTTGGCATTTGGGTTTTTTCCTATAGAAAAGAAAAAATCGATGAATTGAGTCAAATGCCATTGAATGACAATAAAGCAATATAA